In Danaus plexippus chromosome 14, MEX_DaPlex, whole genome shotgun sequence, a single genomic region encodes these proteins:
- the LOC116769674 gene encoding ATP synthase subunit O, mitochondrial, with protein MSFMKTNMLVRSLSTSSAAAQLVKPPVQVFGLEGRYASALYSAASKSKSLDAVEKELSQFQKSIKSDPKVKEFIINPTLKRNLKVDALKQVAVKTNLSATTSNLLGLMAENGRLDKLEAVINAFKMMMAAHRGEVTCEVITAKPLDPAQKQSLEAALKKFLKGNETLQLTAKVDPSLIGGMVVSIGDKFVDMSVASKVKKYTELISNAV; from the exons ATGTCATTTATGAAGACAAATATGCTG GTTCGATCGTTGAGCACGTCTTCTGCCGCTGCTCAACTCGTGAAACCTCCTGTACAAGTTTTTGGTTTGGAGGGAAGGTATGCTTCAGCCCTGTACTCCGCAGCTTCAAAAAGCAAGAGTTTGGATGCTGTTGAAAAAGAATTGAGTCAATTCCAGAAATCTATTAAATCAGATCCTAAAGTCAAGGAATTTATCATTAACCCAACTCTTAAGAGAAACCTAAAAGTTGATGCTTTAAAACAAGTTGCTGTCAAG acCAACTTGTCTGCTACAACCAGCAACTTGTTAGGGTTAATGGCCGAGAATGGGCGTTTGGATAAATTGGAAGCTGTTATAAATGCTTTCAAAATGATGATGGCCGCCCACCGTGGTGAGGTCACATGCGAGGTGATTACAGCCAAGCCTTTAGATCCTGCACAGAAACAGAGCTTGGAAGCTGCTCTTAAG AAATTCCTTAAAGGCAATGAGACTCTACAACTCACAGCTAAAGTAGATCCATCTCTAATTGGAGGTATGGTTGTATCAATTGGTGACAAGTTTGTTGACATGAGTGTTGCCAGCAAAGTAAAGAAATACACCGAACTCATCAGTAACGCTgtataa
- the LOC116769486 gene encoding c-Myc-binding protein — protein MSSYKPIDSKREEFRRYLERAGVMDALTKVLVSLYEEPDKPEDALEYVRKHLGTDGGEDELEAARARIAELEAENALLKGETAPTEG, from the exons atgtcTTCATACAAA CCTATTGACTCTAAAAGGGAGGAATTTAGACGTTACCTAGAGCGGGCTGGAGTAATGGACGCCCTTACGAAGGTCCTTGTAAGTCTTTATGAAGAACCGGACAAACCAGAAGATGCCTTAGAATATGTTCGTAAGCATTTAGGAACTGACGGCGGTGAGGATGAGCTAGAAGCAGCACGAGCACGTATAGCAGAATTGGAAGCAGAAAATGCACTCTTAAAAGGAGAAACTGCTCCTACTGAAGGATAA
- the LOC116769497 gene encoding T-complex protein 1 subunit theta, with translation MALHVPKAPGVPQMLKEGARMFSGLEEAVYRNINACKQFAQSVRSAYGPNGMNKMIINHIDKQFVTSDAGTIIRELDVEHPAAKLMVLASQMQDAEVGDGTNFVIVLSGALLEAAEELLRLGVTTSEIAEGYEKALDKCLEILPQLICDEIKDCRNMDTVIKGIKPSIMSKQYGNEDFIAGLVAKACVAILPENTTFNVDNVRICKILGAGLLQSEVLSGMVFKREVEGDVASASKAKVAVYSCPVDITQTETKGTVLIKTADELLNFSKGEESLLEKQIKAIADTGVKVIVAGAKFGDMALHFLNKYNIMAVRLNSKFDIRRLAKTVNATVLPKLTTPTAEELGYCDTVRVDEVGDTRVVVFSMESSESRISTVVIRGSTDNYMDDIERAINDGVNTFKGIARDGRFLAGAGATEIELAQQLLQYADTLPGLEQYAVRKFAVALEGVPKALAENSGANATEVVNNIYKAHRENNKYAGFDIESESAGICDAKEKGILDLYVLKYWGLKYAVGAATTILKVDQIIMAKRAGGPKAPKPNAGSDDES, from the exons ATGTTTTCCGGTTTAGAAGAAGCAGTATACCGTAACATAAATGCATGCAAACAATTTGCCCAAAGTGTGCGCTCAGCATATGGCCCGAATGGCATGAATAAAATGATCATCAATCACATTGACAAACAGTTTGTCACAAGTGATGCTGGTACTATCATCAGAGAATTAGATGTTGAACATCCAGCTGCCAAGTTAATGGTTCTAGCTAGTCAAATGCAAGATGCTGAGGTTGGAGATGGTACAAACTTTGTAATTGTATTATCTGGAGCTCTTCTTGAGGCAGCCGAAGAGCTTCTACGTCTAGGTGTGACGACGAGCGAAATTGCAGAAGGATACGAAAAGGCCCTTGATAAATGCCTAGAAATCCTACCCCAGTTAATTTGCGATGAAATTAAAGATTGCAGAAATATGGATACTGTTATTAAAGGCATTAAACCATCTATCATGTCCAAACAGTATGGTAATGAAGACTTCATTGCTGGGCTGGTAGCAAAAGCTTGTGTGGCTATTCTACCAGaaaatacaacatttaatGTTGATAATGTCAGGATATGTAAG ATCCTTGGTGCTGGGCTACTACAGTCTGAGGTATTGTCAGGAATGGTGTTTAAGAGAGAAGTTGAGGGTGATGTTGCCAGTGCATCAAAAGCCAAAGTAGCTGTTTATTCCTGTCCTGTTGACATCACTCAAACTGAAACAAAGGGAACAGTACTCATCAAAACAGCCGATGAACTACTTAACTTTAGTAAAGGAGAGGAGTCTTTGTTAGAAAAACAGATTAAAGCTATTGCCGACACTGGtgtaaaagttattgttgCTGGAGCTAAGTTTGGTGATATGGCTTTACAtttccttaataaatataacattatggcGGTTCGTCTCAACTCAAAGTTTGATATTCGTCGTCTCGCAAAGACTGTTAATGCTACT GTACTGCCAAAATTGACTACTCCAACGGCTGAAGAGCTTGGATACTGTGACACGGTCAGAGTTGATGAAGTCGGTGATACAAGAGTAGTTGTCTTCAGTATGGAAAGCAGTGAATCTAGAATTTCAACAGTTGTTATCAGAGGTTCAACTGACAATTACATGGATGACATTGAAAGAGCTATTAATGACGGTGTTAACACATTCAAGGGAATAGCAAGAGACGGACG attcTTGGCTGGCGCTGGAGCTACTGAAATTGAATTAGCTCAACAGCTTTTACAGTATGCAGATACTCTTCCAGGACTCGAGCAATATGCAGTTCGTAAATTTGCTGTAGCTCTTGAGGGTGTTCCGAAAGCTCTTGCAGAAAATTCTGGAGCAAATGCCACTGAAGTTGTGAACAATATCTATAAAGCACACAGG gaaaacaACAAGTATGCTGGTTTTGATATCGAATCTGAGAGTGCCGGAATTTGTGATGCAAAGGAAAAGggaattttagatttatatgtCTTAAAATACTGGGGCCTTAAATATGCTGTTGGTGCTGCAACAACTATTTTGAAAGTTGATCAAATCATTATGGCTAAAAGGGCAGGAGGGCCAAAAGCACCTAAACCCAATGCCGGCAGTGATGatgaatcttaa